Part of the Zonotrichia albicollis isolate bZonAlb1 chromosome 2, bZonAlb1.hap1, whole genome shotgun sequence genome, AGCAAAGTGTTGCAGCACCCTGGGGGTAGGCCTTTCTCTGTCACAGTACTCGTTTGGTGGTAGGGGCAGAAATTAAGCCACATGTCTAATCTGTTGCCTTTCTGTAGTTTTGAATCTACATCTGTGCATTATGTACACACAGCAGAATTACAGCACCCTGTGACATCACCCTCGATGGTGGTACCTGACCTACTTAAAATGgatttgctgctgctcagtgttGGTCAGATGGAATAAAGCTTTAGTAACAGTGACAAGTTTCTTTATTCTCTAATTGTTTGAAACCATAGTAGTGTTCAGGAGTGAGCAAGAGACATAGACCAAGAGCAGGGCTTTACTGGGGTTTCTTTTGAGACCTTTCTGGCTCCACTGCTGTATTACTCACACACCCCACTGAGCTGGACCAAGCAAATAACCAGTACTTGCAAGGGCAGTGTCTCTGTGCTTAGGGTTGAACTGCCATTCAGAGTCTTAGAAGCCAAATAACTTTGCTGAGTTTACAGAGAATGCCTTTTTGCATTGTGATACCCAGAGGTTCTTGAGAACAGTGGCAGAGTATCTGGATATCTGGAAGAGTGATTAAGAGGTCTGTTTGAGAAGCACTTCCAGCACCAGAATATTACCAGGgttctttatattttttgtgTGCTTGATGCACAGCTAATATATTATTATGGAAATACTTGTAAAAGTAGTTCCATAACAGACTCTGTTGGTATTTGAAAGTGTAGACTTAGTTGCTCTAAATAACAAgtatattggggaaaaaatggagaaaagtaGAGAAGTAAAACAGTGAAGACTCTTGCAACAAATAAACGTAGTAGAAGAAGGGTCTGAGGGCACTCCATTATGCTGTTTCTTCTCTCATCTTCTGTTTATGTCTTTTATGGTTTAACAGGAACTTAGCACATTTCTTGAGTTCAAATACATGGGGGCTTCATGATAAATAACAAATATAGCTCAAATAAGAAATAATAGctaaaataacaaagaaaaaatgtgttttcttggTTGAAAAATCCCTGTCTACACTGtactataaaatataaaatactcaGGTCCATGAATACTTTCGTAATGATACCAGTCCTGTGGGTAATTTTGGGATGACTTGATGTGAGAATGCCTTAGAAAATTGTTCAAACTGAGTTCTCCTTTCAGGGAGCTAATAGAAATTTTGGCAATTTCAAGAAACCAAAAACTTCCACAACCAGGAGAGGAGAGCCAGGTAAGCTGACTTTCTGAATTGTGTTTCTTTGGGTAAGCATAATGCTTTACTTCTAacttttttccattcttttgtttgttcttactttttccctttgtcCGTGCCTATATCTGAGTTAATGGTCACAATGGGGCTTTGGCCCTGCTGCAAAGGCATTATTGGTTCTCCtgttttttattcatttttttatgTGCTTCATAGGCTGTTTCTGCAAACAGGAAgaaattttgtttcatttttcattcAAACAAAAATACTCCTATGGATGCCATTTGCTCTTCTTTGTAGCATGACTGAGGGTGTGTTGTTACTCTAGCCAAATTAAAAGTTGTACAAAACTGTCGTTCACTAGATCCTGGAACTGCTGATTCAGAGAGATGGAGAGTTTCAAGAGCTGATGAAGTTCGCAGTGGATCAGGGAAAAATCCATCATGAAATGCAGCTCTTAGAAAAGGTAGTAGAAAAGCGGGATAATGATattcagcagctgcagaaacAGCTTAAAGAAGCAGAGCACATACTGGTAAGTTCATAATGATGTGTTTGCTTTTGAGCATCTTCTTGTAGAAAAGGTGGTTCTGGGCAAAGTGATGTTATGTTAGTTTGAGaagatttaaatatttaaaacttcATAAGAGCTTATTGGTTTGAGTTTTTTCTCATTAGTCAAACACTGTTTAGTTATTCATGgtattaaggtttttttttaaataatgctaatttgcttttaaatctactttatttcagtgtatTTGGAAAATGTTCACAGAAGTTTCTCTTCTAAAATGCAACTAAATGGAAGGGTTTATTCACAAGGCTGACTTTATGTAGATGTTTATAAATGAAAGATGCATTGAAGGTTTGGTTTCCTttgtgggtttttattttttacaactAGGCAACAGCTGTTTATCAAGCAAAGGAAAAACTGAAATCAATTGAAAAAGCACGAAAAGGTGAGTATCCATAATTGTACATACTAAGTAAAAGCAATTCTAAAGAAAGTTGTTAGTGAGCTCAAATTGggccttttaaatttttttttaaattctcccATCACAGATTTCAGATGCTTTGTGTGTAAACAAATTTCCATTTCATTATGAAACTGTAACCATTTTCTCAGAATAAAGACagcattgaattttttttttttttgtggcaaaCATATTTTAATATGAAAGTGTCTCAGCAGTCTTCTTGGACTGATAATAGTATGTCTGATTACTTAAGTACCTTACCAGATTTCCTCAGGAGGTTTGCTAAGGAAAGGAAGAGAATGTTTGTGTGTATATGCACACACTGACTAGCTGGTGATAGGTGATACTAGACTATAATTGTAGCAATTCCTGCCATTCTGTGGCACTTCCCAAACTAACTTTTTTTTGGAGGAGGGAAGGCGTCTTCTTCAGGTtgttttgcttgggttttttttggttgggtttttttttcttttttttttttttttatggtgtCTTCTGTCATTTTGTTATGCCTCTTTCATCTAGAAAATCAAGGAATTGAATAAAGTTTCTATTAATCTAATACAAGCACATATTTGGAAGGACTCTTCTGGCTACAGTCTATAGTtactaaacaaacaaataaaacttcTTTGCTACAGAAAATTCTATAGTAAGCAGGAGGTAAAGTTTTAGACATTTTTTGTGCTTGTCAAGTACTCTTGTTTAAGAGATTGTTTGTGGTTTTCATGAGGTTGAAGAACCATTGATATTGAAGGTCTTTTGTACTTGTGTGTGTAAAATCAGTTCACTGCAAAGCTCATCTTTGCATAGATTGAGAATCTTCTAAACAGTTATTGCTTTTGAACCAGGCCCTTAATGTTTGTCAAAATCACATTCCCAGCCTTTTAGATATTGGTGGTCAATATTCTGAAATAATTAAATGACACAATCTCTTGAGAATGCAgcaacatttttttccattcttccAGGTGCCATTTCCTCTgaagaaataattaaatatgCCCATAGGATCAGTGCTAGCAATGCTGTTTGTGCCCCTCTGACATGGGTACCAGGTAACTGTTGTGTTTATGacagtagattttttttaataataaatcaTGGTTAATATCTGCtcttaaaatgtttttgtaCAGTGATAAACACCAGGGTTTATTAGACTAGAATTGTTTTCAGCTGTTATATGTAATATTAAATTCTAAATATTTCGTTTTATCTAAAATGAATATCCGAAATCCTGTGGACTTCACATACATCTCCAAAAGGTTCTGAAACTGTCTGCTTTCATTAACAGACTGGCCTCTGTTCTTCCTTGTTTGCctttttcccctgaatgtttACCCTGATAATAAGTTAAAGCCAAGTATGCAAAGGGCTTTTCTGTGTGTTTGGTTGTGTTCCCTCTTGCCCCGTACAATATTCTTTCAGAGAGTGTTAGTAAACAGTGGAGCCAGAAGCAAAACTTTTACTATGACATGTTTCAATTTTGGGTACAACCTTATTTGTCcaaaatgaaaatgtgtttGATCCAATTCCTGTCCTTGCTGTTTAGCTGTGAAGTAGCAGGATGAGCAAAGATATCTTTTTAAcatgatggggttttttttttgttttgttttgagttGCTTTGGGAtgttaggggtttttttaatatgctttttctgCCAAGTTTGAGTGAACAAATAAAGTCTGAGTGAAAGACAGACTTGAATTTTAATAAACAGGTGTGATGGTCATTACTCATCCAAGCAAACAGagtatggggttttttggtaaTTCAGTTAGGTTCTGAAGCTAAAGCTGATGCTTGCAAGACAATTGTTAAATATTTCAAGgcattctttttcctttttttcttaaagggGACCCACGTAGGCCATATCCTACAGATCTGGAAATGAGAAGTGGTCTCTTGGGTCAGATGAACAACCCACCCACCAATGGAGTCAATGGACACTTACCAGGGGATGCACTTGCAGcaggcaggctgccaggtaAGTGAAactcagttttgttttttctttattgcttATAGATTCACAGCAGTTATACATTTCCCTTAGCAAAGGTAAAGCAATGAAAATTGTGGTTAATGTTGTTCCTTAGCAGTGAATACCTAGTAAAGAAAGGTAATTAGAAGTTGcatattttttgtgtgtgttttagtAGAGCCCATTTTGGCTGGCTCCTTTGCCTTAGAGGATGCAGACTTGATCCATTTACTTTTGAGTGCTGTCTCTATAAGAACTGAAAGGGATTTCCAGGAATTTTAGGAATTTTCCTTGAGAAACTGGAAAACTGGAAAAACTCCTCCAGTAAAATTCTTGATTGAGTCTTGGGCTCCTCTGTCAGGTTAAACACTCACACAGACTGTCAAGGTAAGAGGGAAACATTGATTTACAAGAAAGTTGAAGCTGTCTGGGTATTTTGTGTAGGGATGCTGAATCTGTTGGTGTGTGGAGGCATATCCTGAGAATGCTAATTATGGGATCTAGTCCTTTTGGAGACTCCTGCAGAGATGTCCAGTTACTGAGTCCTTGGTGAATGTGCAGACCAGTTTCTGGACTGCTCAGTAGCCTCCAAACTTTGAGGCTGCTTAGCACACCCATTCAGCCTGGTTTAATAGCAGACTGCTTCTAGCATTGAAGCATGGCCACACTATGCAAAACACTAGCTTCCATTCTGAGCTGCTTTTCAGGCATATTTGGATAAAGcctttttctctgaatttttaTGTTCtgcctgaatttttttttttagtctaaTATTTTAATCTATTTTTGCATACTGACAGACTGTGATAATTTTCTTTACTCCCAGTAGTTGTGAATGCTGAATCAGTTCAAACTGTGCTTTGAAGATGAAAAGCTCTGTATTAATAGAGTATGAGTTATCAAGAGCCACCTACATAAATGAGCTCTGGCAGAGCAGACTTCTACAATTATAGAATTGCTCCATCATGAGATGTTTTCTAGCTCTTTCTGGAGGGTTTAATCTGTCCAAAATTTAGAAAGGATTTCAGGATTTGTTCTGATTTTATATTGAAGTTCTGGTTGAGCTGTCATGTTGAATTTGTCAATGTACAAAACTGAAAGTTTTCTTCATGATGCCTCTGTTTTTCCAGATGTGCTTGCTCCTCAGTATCCTTGGCAGTCAAGTGATATGTCAATGAACATGCTACCTCCTAATCATAGTAATGACTTCATGCTGGAGCCTCCAGGACACAATAAAGAGAATGAAGATGATGTAGAAGTTATGTCAACAGACTCctcaagcagcagcagtgactcAGACTAGGTACAAGGGGGACAGTATCCCTAGTAGACCTTTCCTGTGGTGAAGGTAGGTTAGATGCTGTTTGTCACAAACTGCAATATCCTTTTGTTACACCAGCAGCCCTGTGTAGGGAGAAGATAACAGCTGGCTCAGAAATAGGGTGACTAATTTAAAACCATGGACTACAgacttgttttttttcctgttagatGTTCTGGGAGGTGGGAGAAATGTCTGGGAGCTGTCTGCTGGGAGAGAGATGTCAGATTTTCAGTGATTGTGTAAATGTATGTTTGCAAGAGAtgtgtaaatatatatttatatatatgtatttactATACATTAGATGACATAAGTTCTTGGGAAAAAATGTGTAAGGGGAATCCCCTTGTATGTTTATTAGTAACTTTACTTTTTTGATGATAGCCTTTTCTATGCCACAGAAATGAAACATGAAGTTTGTAATGTATCTTTCTTTTGTTACTGCCTAAATCTGTGTTCTTGATCATCTGTGTATCAAGGACAAAAATATGGCAATAAGGTGTAATAAAAGAGCTTGTAATTATTGTAATATATAATGAATGATTTGTCATAAATAAACTCAGCTTTGATCTAACTTCAGTTTCCCAGACTTGAATCTTAGATGAGTTGCCATGTAACTTCAATACTCAGCACATTTTATCCCAGTTGTGGCTGAATTCTGACTGAGTTTCAGAAGTTTGTACTCCCTTTTCCCCTATGCAAAATGCCCAGTCAGCATTagaagcagctgaggaggagTCAGAGGTGGAAAGCCTGTCCTTCCTTTTCAGGTGAGCCCTTCCAGGCGCACACAAAGCTGGGCAGACCCTGAAGCAGCGAGTGCCCACCCACAAGGCTGCCCCAAATACTTGGTTAAGTGTCCTGGGACCCTGGAGGTGGCACACTGTGGGGCATGCTGCAGGTTTAGCTCCTTTCAGATCAAAGTGCTCAAGGATTTTTTTGTCCTTGTCATCTATAATTTTTTCAGTTCTTTGAACCTGCTAATTTGTTTACTTTCACAACTGCATTTCCTGCATTAGCTGCAATGTTATTTTGTCTTTCCAAAGGCACTTCCCTTGgctttccttttcttgttcTGTTTTGCTTAAGGAGTCATTTTATGACAGCTGCTTTTCTCTTATGTAACCCTCTGATAGAATTTCAAAACTCATGTGAACTGTTGCTCCTGGCAGTTAAAGGTTTCTGTCCTGCAGCACATCTTCCTGCAGCACAGATCACAattctcttcccttttccattttGTAGATTCCTCACAGGAAGTATCTGATGAATCAGGTAATTCCTCCTTTGCTCAAGTAATCTTTCAAACATTGCTGCCAGTAATGCTGCCACCTGGGATCAACCTGTACAAATCCCTTCAGGCTGTAGAAAGAAGGACTTCAGTTACATTCAATCACATAGTATGGGgcagtgggttttgttttcagagAAATGTTTTTGTCTCAGCTGTTCCTTTTAGAAGTATTTTCAGAGTTATTAAACTGTCACCTCTTTCACAGCTTAAAGTTATTAATATATGTACATACTGTAACGTTTATTCAGTGTCGTGTTCTCCTCTTGGGTGCTTACCTCCAATGTCTTTCCTCTTTAATTCACATTAATCCAAATACACGTGCCCTGTCTCAGTCATTCTAGTTAACCTTGCCTACCCCTTTTCTAGCTCACATTAGTGATCAGAATCATACACAATATTACAAAATGGAATTTCTTAATGCTTTGGATAATGGGATTggtattttctttctaaatgcCCCTCTCTTAGCACACACAGTTCACTAGCCTCTTTTATCTTCTAACTTACAAGGACATTCTTGAAACAAAATACAAACGAATGTAATTAAAGCTCATGGGAAGTGTAGTGTTACAGTCTACTCAAAACTATGGCTGTATCTATGTAATTCACCAACTGAAATATTGTGGAGGTGGGTGATTGTTTTCAGACATAAGAGGGAACTGAAGCAATGACCACTTCTTTTTCTGGCTTGTTAGTTACTCTGTTTTGGGATTAAATGGAACCAATATATTCCATCTAATAAATAGGTAAGTCAACAGTACTGCCCACTGTTCACTTAGCATAAAATCAAACTCTGGGTATTAGATGCATTCTAATCAGTTTCTTTGCATCAGTGCTTCAAACTATGTGCAGTTCAGGAGTATGCTTCTCAGTGCTGGCTAACTGTAATGCCATTTTAGGTGAATTCTGTCAGTTACAAGCAGTTTAGTGAACCATGATATGATATGGTGGCTTAGATATGAACATAATAGATTTTCCTATTTAGCAAAAGTAcaaaaaatcaaagtaaagaTTTAGTTGAAAGGACTGAGTATTGGCAGCTAAAACCAACTGAGAACCACATTTTCTGGAGGGGTGGAAAATATAAATGTGTGATACATACAAAGTTATTTAAGTTGGGGAATGCTGACAGCTGGTTGCAGTAATGCACTGTAGTCTTTTAATCTGTCCATTTTGAAAAGATACAGAAATGCTGACATATGGAGATACTGTTGTGTCCTCATTTCACTGTCTACTTGTGTATTTACAAGAAATAGAAAGTATATATCCATTAACAAAATATGCCAAGAAAGTATTTATTGCATGACAGACCATTTTACACTGGTCCCAGTTCTCTCATCAGGACCTAGatgttttctaaaataaaaaattgtactaaataatttaattttttttcttcattattctTTGTGACAGATGGGCAGGACATCTGTCAACTCTTCCCACAGCTTCTTTGTTGACAACTGAATGGAATAATTTTCAGTGTACATAAGGTTGCTTGCAGGAAGCAAATCTCCACTTTTGAAtagaaaaataagatttttacAAAGTTACAGTAGCAAAGGAATTTTTGGTGAAATTTCCCATTTCAAGACTGCTGTGTAACATTGCTTCTTTCTTCCCTTCAGAGAATGGGTGTCTGTCCTAAGGGAAGTTGCACATAATTAATACTTCAAACTCTAATTAGGAGGATTGCCAGGGGCAGTAGCATCCTTATGCCTCATCACTCTGTTTCTCAGCAAAAAGAGCCATCTCCATTTAAATAAATGTATGCTCAAAGTAAGGAAGAGCCTTAAATCCCTCAAGCTGATTTCTTTTAAGAACTGAGAAGTCAATTCATAATTCCAGGcaattttaatttctcagtATTGTGCCTGTACTTTattcaaaagaaattaaagaaaccTTACAACATTTTTGTACAATGAATATATCTAAAGGGAATAGACAAGAGGTATGCTATAAAAGAAGcctgacaagaaaaaaaatgagccAACCAGTGATTTGAAAGTTATATCTTAAAATTAATCACTGATGTCTTAGTGacaacagctggaaaagaatCAAAATTAGTTACAGAttctagaaaaattaaaaatattaacttCTTGGTTTTGTATGTGCTGTTGGGTACTGTAATTTCATTCACTAACAACAGTGTCATTTAATCAGTCaaactgaaaatgcacaatTTTACCAAATCTCAATAGTCAGCCATACAGAACTACACCCATGTGTGCAGTTAAACACAACTCTTTTTAGCCACTAAGTATGATTTTTGCCATGGAGCTACACTTATAAATGAGATTTGTGTCAGCCTAGTAGAGCAGGCACCTCTCCATTCCAAGAATTCAGTAACAAACTCTGATAAATTGCAGAGATCTGAGACATTTCTGCAGATAAATTCAGTGTAAATGAGGCTCTAAACAGAACTCTGTTATGAAAACAACTGGCAAGAAGGGTCAGGGAATTTTCATTCCCTGCAATAAGCCATGACAATCTTTTCACATTTATAATACTCTTGATTTTCAAGTGTATACTGctgactgcagggaaaaaaggcATTGTCTATTAAATGTAACTTTTGCTTGTGACAGTAGCTTCCTAAGTGAAGCTAAGAGACCAGATCAAGTTTTAAAATTGATCCAATAATTACAGGAAAGCAGGTTTGAATGAGTAAGTTTTGCTGCAACTGCTTTTAAGTGAGTAAGCTTCCTGGGCTAGTGCTGATTTCCAAATGGCTGGTCATCAATGTAAAGACTAACTAGATAAAACACTGAgttttctgaaaaagaaaaagttaattATTAACTACTGAACCTAGAAATGGGTCTGGAGTGAGAGACAACTGTCATGTGAAATACGGGAAAAGCACTGAAACAGCTGGCATGTTCTTCTTTGGGAAAAGATAATATTTTCACATGGGCAGGGTGAGCACTTcgtatctttttttcttttacaccAAAAAAGCAGGTCTGTCCTTTAGTTTGTTACATAACATACAATTTGTTTTTACTCTAATTGGTGACTTCCCGTGTACCCCTTTAGATGATCGAGCTCTTCTGTAAAAGGATTGTAGCCTTGCTCTCTTAAACAGCGTAAGGCCCAGAAcagttgatctgctggaggaaaTTCATCCCATCTGACCCATTCCCAgcctgtaggaaaaaaaaaaaaagaaaaggaaaaaggaagaaaaatctgaGTAAAGAGTTAAGACAGGACCCAAGGAAACAGCAtgaagctgtggcaggagaggtttaggctggatgtTAGGAAAAGGTGGTGGGGCACTGGAATAGGCTCCATAGtgcagcctgacagagctcaaggagTGTTTGGACAACTCAGTCACAAGGCGGGATTGCTGAGTCT contains:
- the MED4 gene encoding mediator of RNA polymerase II transcription subunit 4, coding for MAAATGAGAGAGAGAAAGGGGGERSSTRDRLLAALEDLELLARELIEILAISRNQKLPQPGEESQILELLIQRDGEFQELMKFAVDQGKIHHEMQLLEKVVEKRDNDIQQLQKQLKEAEHILATAVYQAKEKLKSIEKARKGAISSEEIIKYAHRISASNAVCAPLTWVPGDPRRPYPTDLEMRSGLLGQMNNPPTNGVNGHLPGDALAAGRLPDVLAPQYPWQSSDMSMNMLPPNHSNDFMLEPPGHNKENEDDVEVMSTDSSSSSSDSD